A genome region from Nerophis lumbriciformis linkage group LG18, RoL_Nlum_v2.1, whole genome shotgun sequence includes the following:
- the mob3c gene encoding MOB kinase activator 3C isoform X1 gives MAEERKTEPGEPWELGGGQREGIEQLELSSKIHSGRSQSFQQHPGASAVGYQPVDIQHLHQALTPFRPPPGLKLSCRDDRLPYPSRGRKRPSPMALCLGQVFSKDKTFRPRKRFEPGTQRFELYKKAQASLKSGLDLRKVVQLPEGECLDDWIAVHVVDFFNRINLIYGTVSEYCTERTCPIMSGGLRYEYRWQDGDDYRKPTKLPALKYMNLLMDWIESLINNEDTFPTRVGVPFPKNFQQVCKKILSRLFRVFVHVYIHHFDSICSMGAEAHINTCYKHYYFFISEFNLIDHSELEPLKEMTEKICN, from the exons ACAGAACCTGGAGAACCCTGGGAGCTCGGAGGGGGGCAGCGAGAGGGGATAGAGCAGCTGGAGCTGTCCTCCAAAATCCACTCTGGCCGCTCCCAAAGTTTTCAACAACACCCTGGAGCCTCCGCTGTAGGATACCAGCCAG TGGACATCCAACATCTTCACCAGGCTCTGACCCCCTTTAGACCTCCTCCGGGCCTGAAACTCTCCTGCCGAGACGACCGACTGCCTTATCCTTCAAGGGGGAGAAAGCGGCCGAGCCCCATGGCGTTGTGCCTTGGTCAGGTGTTCAGCAAAGACAAAACCTTCAGACCACGGAAGCGCTTCGAACCCGGCACTCAGCGCTTTGAACTGTACAAGAAGGCCCAGGCCTCGCTCAAGTCCGGCTTGGACCTGAGGAAGGTAGTGCAGCTGCCCGAGGGCGAGTGCCTCGACGACTGGATTGCCGTGCACGTGGTGGATTTCTTCAACAGGATCAACCTGATCTACGGCACGGTCAGCGAGTACTGCACCGAGCGTACCTGTCCCATCATGTCCGGGGGGCTGAGATACGAGTATAGGTGGCAGGACGGGGACGACTACAGGAAACCCACCAAGCTGCCCGCTCTGAAGTACATGAACCTGCTGATGGACTGGATAGAGTCGCTCATCAACAATGAGGACACCTTCCCCACCAGAGTAG GTGTTCCTTTCCCCAAGAATTTCCAGCAGGTGTGCAAGAAGATTCTGAGCCGACTCTTCAGGGTGTTTGTGCACGTTTACATCCATCACTTTGACAGCATCTGCAGCATGGGCGCCGAGGCCCACATCAATACCTGCTACAAACACTACTACTTCTTCATCTCCGAGTTCAACCTCATCGACCACTCTGAACTTGAGCCCCTG AAAGAGATGACCGAGAAGATTTGCAATTAA
- the mob3c gene encoding MOB kinase activator 3C isoform X2 yields the protein MALCLGQVFSKDKTFRPRKRFEPGTQRFELYKKAQASLKSGLDLRKVVQLPEGECLDDWIAVHVVDFFNRINLIYGTVSEYCTERTCPIMSGGLRYEYRWQDGDDYRKPTKLPALKYMNLLMDWIESLINNEDTFPTRVGVPFPKNFQQVCKKILSRLFRVFVHVYIHHFDSICSMGAEAHINTCYKHYYFFISEFNLIDHSELEPLKEMTEKICN from the exons ATGGCGTTGTGCCTTGGTCAGGTGTTCAGCAAAGACAAAACCTTCAGACCACGGAAGCGCTTCGAACCCGGCACTCAGCGCTTTGAACTGTACAAGAAGGCCCAGGCCTCGCTCAAGTCCGGCTTGGACCTGAGGAAGGTAGTGCAGCTGCCCGAGGGCGAGTGCCTCGACGACTGGATTGCCGTGCACGTGGTGGATTTCTTCAACAGGATCAACCTGATCTACGGCACGGTCAGCGAGTACTGCACCGAGCGTACCTGTCCCATCATGTCCGGGGGGCTGAGATACGAGTATAGGTGGCAGGACGGGGACGACTACAGGAAACCCACCAAGCTGCCCGCTCTGAAGTACATGAACCTGCTGATGGACTGGATAGAGTCGCTCATCAACAATGAGGACACCTTCCCCACCAGAGTAG GTGTTCCTTTCCCCAAGAATTTCCAGCAGGTGTGCAAGAAGATTCTGAGCCGACTCTTCAGGGTGTTTGTGCACGTTTACATCCATCACTTTGACAGCATCTGCAGCATGGGCGCCGAGGCCCACATCAATACCTGCTACAAACACTACTACTTCTTCATCTCCGAGTTCAACCTCATCGACCACTCTGAACTTGAGCCCCTG AAAGAGATGACCGAGAAGATTTGCAATTAA